A genomic window from Streptomyces broussonetiae includes:
- a CDS encoding ferritin-like domain-containing protein, with amino-acid sequence MPTHDLYANDPGDSLWQVPASGAARFNWEYDDGRDRLLALYQKGKDKQWDGQKRIDWDLEVDPYDPLGTPDESMALYGTPYWEKMTGRDRAELRRHLASWQFSQFLHGEQGAMVCAARIVESVPDLDAKFYSATQTMDEARHAEIYGRFLHEKMGLVYPINDNLQSLLGDTLRDSRWDMPYLGMQVLIEGLALAAFGMIRDTTTKPLPKQILAYVMQDEARHVAFGRMALRDYYRQLTDAELREREEFVIEGCYLMRDRLRGEEVLENFGVPKAEAAELSERSEFLQLFRRLLFSRIVPCVKDIGLWGERLQRAYVDMGVFELGDASLDLLMAQDEELAEQLDEERFAAEERARVAEVEEAVEAGAAEG; translated from the coding sequence ATGCCGACCCATGACCTGTACGCCAACGATCCGGGAGACTCCCTCTGGCAGGTGCCCGCGAGCGGCGCGGCCCGGTTCAACTGGGAGTACGACGACGGCCGTGACCGTCTGCTCGCCCTGTACCAGAAGGGCAAGGACAAGCAGTGGGACGGGCAGAAGCGCATCGACTGGGACCTGGAGGTCGACCCCTACGACCCGCTCGGCACCCCCGACGAGTCCATGGCCCTGTACGGCACCCCGTACTGGGAGAAGATGACCGGAAGGGACAGGGCCGAACTGCGCCGGCACCTCGCCTCCTGGCAGTTCAGCCAGTTCCTGCACGGTGAGCAGGGCGCGATGGTCTGCGCGGCGCGGATCGTGGAGTCGGTGCCCGACCTGGACGCCAAGTTCTACTCCGCGACCCAGACGATGGACGAGGCCCGGCACGCCGAGATCTACGGCCGCTTCCTGCACGAGAAGATGGGGCTCGTCTATCCGATCAACGACAATCTGCAGTCTCTCCTCGGGGACACGCTGCGCGACAGCCGCTGGGACATGCCGTACCTGGGCATGCAGGTGCTCATCGAGGGCCTCGCGCTGGCCGCCTTCGGGATGATCCGGGACACCACGACCAAGCCGCTGCCCAAGCAGATCCTGGCCTACGTCATGCAGGACGAGGCCCGGCACGTGGCCTTCGGCCGGATGGCGCTGCGGGACTACTACCGGCAGCTCACCGACGCCGAACTGCGCGAGCGCGAGGAGTTCGTCATCGAGGGCTGCTATCTCATGCGCGACCGGCTGCGCGGCGAGGAGGTGCTGGAGAACTTCGGCGTCCCCAAGGCCGAGGCGGCGGAGCTGAGCGAGCGTTCCGAGTTCCTCCAGCTGTTCCGCAGGCTGCTGTTCAGCCGCATCGTGCCCTGTGTCAAGGACATCGGCCTGTGGGGCGAACGGCTCCAGCGGGCCTATGTGGACATGGGCGTCTTCGAGCTGGGCGACGCCAGCCTGGACCTGCTCATGGCCCAGGACGAGGAACTCGCCGAGCAGTTGGACGAGGAGCGCTTCGCCGCCGAGGAGCGGGCACGGGTGGCCGAGGTGGAGGAGGCCGTCGAGGCGGGGGCGGCCGAGGGCTGA
- a CDS encoding penicillin-binding transpeptidase domain-containing protein yields MARYIRHACAFCALLLAALLVNAARVQVVQSRLYDTNPANRRATIARYAQPRGNILVGDEPVTGSTDTGEPLRFERTYRDGPLYAPVTGFASQTYGTTFLEHAGDGVLAGTDPMLAPLPLWNDMTRRPPPGGNVVTTLNPGAQQAAYRGLAGRKGAVAAIEPATGRILALVSSPSYDPGQLSGNGEAVASAWERLNHDPEKPMLNRAVRQTYPPGSTFKVVTAAAALDAGVVTDLDALTDSPDPYRLPGTTTRLTNEADGCGDASLRSAFEWSCNTVFAKLGVDVGVQNMVAMAQAFGFNDTGVRIPFSVSPSTFDPHVDRAQLALSSIGQYNTRATPLQMAMVAAAVADGGQLRSPYLVERTTRRTGETVAASGPHPMRQVMSPATAVRLKELMANVVQEGTGTQAAIPGALVGGKTGTAQHGVGNSGVPYAWFVSWAQADDVLEPQVAVAVVVEDASANRGEISGGGDAAPIARDVMRAVLNR; encoded by the coding sequence ATGGCCCGGTACATCCGGCACGCCTGCGCGTTCTGCGCCCTGCTGCTGGCCGCCCTGTTGGTCAACGCCGCCCGGGTCCAGGTGGTGCAGTCCCGGCTCTACGACACCAATCCGGCCAACCGCCGTGCCACGATCGCCCGTTACGCCCAGCCGCGCGGCAACATCCTGGTCGGCGACGAGCCGGTCACCGGCTCCACCGACACCGGCGAGCCGCTGCGCTTCGAACGCACCTACCGCGACGGCCCGTTGTACGCCCCGGTCACCGGTTTCGCCTCGCAGACGTACGGCACCACGTTCCTGGAGCACGCCGGGGACGGGGTGCTCGCGGGCACCGATCCGATGCTGGCGCCGCTGCCGCTGTGGAACGACATGACGCGCAGGCCCCCTCCGGGCGGGAACGTGGTGACCACCCTGAACCCGGGCGCGCAGCAGGCGGCGTACCGGGGGCTCGCCGGACGCAAGGGCGCGGTCGCCGCGATCGAGCCGGCCACGGGCCGCATCCTGGCGCTGGTGTCGAGTCCGTCGTACGACCCCGGGCAGCTGTCCGGCAACGGGGAGGCGGTGGCGTCGGCGTGGGAGCGGCTCAACCACGACCCGGAGAAGCCGATGCTCAACCGCGCGGTGCGGCAGACCTATCCGCCGGGCTCGACGTTCAAGGTGGTCACGGCGGCAGCGGCGCTGGACGCGGGCGTGGTCACGGACCTGGACGCGCTCACCGACTCCCCCGACCCCTACCGGCTGCCGGGCACCACGACCCGGCTGACCAACGAGGCCGACGGCTGCGGCGACGCCTCGCTGCGGTCGGCCTTCGAGTGGTCCTGCAACACGGTGTTCGCCAAGCTCGGGGTGGACGTCGGGGTGCAGAACATGGTGGCCATGGCGCAGGCCTTCGGGTTCAACGACACCGGGGTGCGCATCCCCTTCTCCGTCTCGCCCAGCACCTTCGACCCGCACGTGGACCGGGCCCAGCTGGCACTGTCCTCGATCGGGCAGTACAACACGCGGGCCACGCCGTTGCAGATGGCGATGGTCGCGGCGGCCGTCGCGGACGGCGGGCAGCTGCGCTCGCCGTACCTGGTGGAGCGCACGACCCGGCGCACCGGTGAGACGGTCGCCGCGAGCGGGCCGCATCCGATGCGGCAGGTGATGAGCCCGGCGACGGCCGTGCGGCTGAAGGAGCTGATGGCGAACGTGGTCCAGGAGGGCACCGGCACCCAGGCGGCCATCCCCGGCGCCCTGGTGGGCGGCAAGACCGGCACCGCTCAGCACGGGGTCGGCAACTCCGGTGTGCCGTACGCCTGGTTCGTCTCCTGGGCGCAGGCCGACGACGTCCTGGAACCGCAGGTGGCGGTCGCGGTGGTGGTGGAGGACGCCTCGGCGAACCGGGGCGAGATCAGCGGCGGCGGGGATGCCGCGCCGATCGCGCGGGACGTGATGCGAGCGGTGCTGAACCGCTGA
- a CDS encoding FtsW/RodA/SpoVE family cell cycle protein — MTKAGTTLAAAKAPAAVVRLPRRRGIELALLVLAVLLCVYGYCAVGFARTGSVPPGVAGYGAGLGVLALCTHLAVRLRAPYADPLLLPIGVLLNGLGLVLIYRLDLETPHNRAAPAQLVWSTLGVGLFIVVVLVLRDHRVLQRYAYLCVAVALALLALPILFPAVNGARIWIRIAGFSIQPGEFAKVLLAVFFAAYLAANRSALAYSGRRLWRLQFPTGRVLGPIVTIWLLSVGVLVLERDLGTSLLFFGLFVVLLYVATGRTGWIAVGLALAVLGAVAVGRLEPHVNQRIEDWLHPFATIDAGRGPNQLAQSLFAFAAGGMLGTGLGLGHSVLIGFAVKSDFILATAGEELGLAGLGAIVLLYALLVERGYRAGLALREPFGRLLAVGLASILALQVFVIAGGVTGLIPLTGMAMPFLAQGGSSVVTNWAIVALLIRVSDSARSQYDGREAP, encoded by the coding sequence ATGACCAAGGCCGGAACCACCCTGGCGGCGGCGAAGGCTCCCGCAGCCGTCGTACGCCTCCCCCGGCGCCGTGGCATCGAACTGGCCCTGCTCGTGCTGGCCGTCCTGCTGTGCGTGTACGGCTACTGCGCAGTGGGGTTCGCGCGGACCGGTAGCGTCCCGCCCGGCGTCGCCGGTTACGGCGCCGGGCTCGGGGTGCTCGCCCTGTGCACGCATCTCGCCGTGCGCCTGCGGGCGCCGTACGCCGACCCGCTGCTCCTGCCGATCGGGGTGCTGCTCAACGGGCTCGGCCTGGTCCTGATCTACCGGCTGGACCTGGAGACACCGCACAACCGGGCGGCCCCCGCCCAACTGGTGTGGTCCACGCTCGGGGTCGGGCTGTTCATCGTCGTCGTCCTGGTGCTGCGCGACCACCGGGTGCTGCAGCGGTACGCGTACCTGTGCGTGGCCGTCGCGCTCGCCCTGCTGGCGCTGCCGATCCTCTTCCCGGCCGTCAACGGCGCCCGTATCTGGATCCGGATCGCCGGATTCTCCATCCAGCCGGGCGAGTTCGCGAAGGTACTGCTCGCGGTGTTCTTCGCCGCCTACCTGGCCGCCAACCGCAGCGCGCTCGCGTACTCGGGCCGCCGGCTGTGGCGGCTGCAGTTCCCGACCGGGCGGGTGCTCGGTCCGATCGTGACGATCTGGCTGCTGAGCGTCGGCGTGCTGGTCCTGGAGCGGGATCTGGGCACCTCGCTGCTGTTCTTCGGGCTGTTCGTGGTGCTGCTGTACGTCGCCACCGGGCGGACGGGTTGGATCGCGGTCGGCCTGGCACTCGCCGTCCTGGGGGCCGTCGCCGTCGGACGGCTGGAGCCGCATGTGAACCAGCGGATCGAGGACTGGCTGCATCCGTTCGCGACCATCGACGCCGGCCGGGGGCCCAACCAGCTCGCCCAGTCGCTCTTCGCGTTCGCGGCCGGCGGGATGCTCGGCACCGGGCTCGGTCTCGGGCACTCCGTGCTGATCGGCTTCGCCGTGAAGTCGGACTTCATCCTGGCCACGGCGGGCGAGGAGCTGGGTCTCGCCGGTCTCGGCGCGATCGTCCTGCTGTACGCGCTGCTGGTGGAGCGCGGCTACCGGGCGGGCCTCGCCCTGCGCGAGCCGTTCGGCCGGCTCCTCGCCGTCGGGCTCGCCTCGATCCTGGCGCTGCAGGTGTTCGTGATCGCGGGCGGGGTCACCGGGCTGATCCCGCTGACCGGCATGGCGATGCCGTTCCTGGCCCAGGGCGGCTCCTCGGTGGTCACCAACTGGGCGATCGTGGCGCTGCTGATCCGGGTGAGCGACTCGGCACGCAGCCAGTACGACGGGCGGGAGGCCCCATGA
- a CDS encoding SH3 domain-containing protein has translation MTLRHPLARSLALVAATGALLATALAVPATAGGQGKEHGLGQYKGVVTARDGMWLRDRSDRSSRRVRFVAKGKEVTIYCKMAGGGVLGNQVWYLLTDGTWAWGSARYIRNVGPAPRWC, from the coding sequence ATGACCCTGCGTCATCCCCTTGCCCGCTCTCTCGCCCTGGTGGCCGCCACCGGGGCCCTGCTCGCCACCGCCCTTGCCGTTCCCGCGACCGCCGGCGGGCAGGGCAAGGAGCACGGACTCGGACAGTACAAAGGGGTCGTCACCGCCCGGGACGGCATGTGGCTGCGGGACCGGTCGGACCGCAGCAGCCGACGCGTGCGGTTCGTCGCCAAGGGCAAGGAGGTCACCATCTACTGCAAGATGGCCGGCGGTGGCGTGCTCGGCAACCAGGTCTGGTACCTGCTGACGGACGGCACCTGGGCCTGGGGCTCGGCGCGCTACATCCGCAACGTCGGTCCCGCGCCACGCTGGTGTTAG
- a CDS encoding sensor histidine kinase, translating into MKPVLPRWAGPLAVKAAVFITVMCCALAALLGVLVHVSVTNQTVGQARAQALSRLGDATEAYEAGDTLLPGAGVDPEGLPASLRSLAASGRRGTIVSRHRGRPTMWAAGPVAGHRALAVEVDYSQQSRTIAGLDNSILWSSGLAIGATVLVGVFAVTRVTRRLHATARVARRISAGDLDARVDDPLTKDPSRPQDEVAAVAAALDTMASTLQSKLLSEQRFTADVAHELRTPLTGLHAAAELLPPGRPTELVRDRVAALRTLTEDLLEISRLDTGRERLDVGTEELGALARRVVRASGTDTEVRIVRGARVETDRRRLERVLGNLVANAHKHGRAPVVLTVDGAVVTVRDRGEGYPGYLVAHGPQRFRTEGGATGHGLGLTIALGQAEVLGARLVFANAVDGGAVATLVLPVVPPSAQKNDESPRL; encoded by the coding sequence GTGAAGCCCGTCCTGCCCCGGTGGGCCGGTCCGCTCGCCGTGAAGGCGGCCGTGTTCATCACGGTGATGTGCTGTGCGCTGGCCGCGCTGCTCGGTGTGCTGGTGCACGTCTCGGTGACCAACCAGACCGTCGGCCAGGCCCGCGCCCAGGCACTGTCCCGCCTGGGCGACGCGACCGAGGCGTACGAGGCCGGGGACACGCTGCTGCCGGGCGCCGGAGTGGACCCCGAGGGGCTGCCCGCGTCGCTGCGGTCCCTTGCGGCCTCCGGTCGGCGCGGCACGATCGTCTCCCGGCACCGGGGGCGCCCGACCATGTGGGCGGCGGGCCCGGTGGCCGGGCACCGGGCGCTGGCCGTGGAGGTCGACTACTCCCAGCAGTCCCGCACCATCGCCGGGCTGGACAACTCGATCCTGTGGTCGTCGGGGCTCGCGATCGGAGCGACGGTGCTGGTCGGCGTGTTCGCGGTGACCCGGGTGACCCGGCGGCTGCACGCCACCGCGCGCGTGGCCCGGCGGATCAGCGCGGGCGACCTGGACGCGCGCGTGGACGACCCGCTGACCAAGGACCCGTCCCGGCCGCAGGACGAGGTGGCCGCGGTCGCGGCGGCCCTGGACACCATGGCCTCCACGCTGCAGAGCAAGCTGCTGAGCGAGCAGCGGTTCACCGCGGACGTGGCGCACGAGCTGCGCACCCCGCTGACCGGGCTGCACGCGGCGGCGGAGCTGCTGCCGCCGGGCCGGCCGACGGAGCTGGTGCGGGACCGGGTGGCGGCGCTGCGCACGCTCACCGAGGACCTGCTGGAGATCTCCCGGCTGGACACCGGCCGGGAGAGGCTGGACGTGGGCACCGAGGAGCTGGGGGCGCTGGCCCGGCGGGTGGTGCGGGCCTCGGGCACCGACACGGAGGTGCGGATCGTCCGTGGCGCGCGCGTGGAGACCGACCGGCGGCGGCTGGAGCGGGTGCTCGGCAATCTGGTGGCCAACGCGCACAAGCACGGCCGGGCGCCGGTCGTGCTCACCGTGGACGGGGCCGTGGTGACCGTGCGGGATCGCGGGGAGGGGTATCCGGGGTATCTCGTGGCGCACGGTCCGCAGCGGTTCCGCACGGAGGGCGGGGCGACCGGGCACGGGCTGGGGCTGACCATCGCGCTGGGGCAGGCGGAGGTGCTGGGGGCGCGGCTGGTGTTCGCCAACGCGGTGGACGGGGGCGCGGTCGCCACGCTGGTCCTGCCGGTGGTCCCGCCCTCCGCGCAAAAGAACGACGAATCTCCACGCCTCTAG
- a CDS encoding protein-tyrosine phosphatase family protein translates to MRIRGEQPDVPAPERPWNEIVPGLWMGGHEVRGRYGQVEPVVVRDQFDVVLSLLRLPGYGPDPGIEHHVWPIPDGPLDGTQLAGVMRLALTANEALDVGLQVLVRCYHGYNRSGLVVGHALAQRGHFSPDEVIQLIRARRSAWALHNELFVEYLRAGLPTVRLLEELAE, encoded by the coding sequence TTGCGGATCCGCGGAGAGCAGCCCGACGTACCGGCTCCGGAGCGCCCGTGGAACGAGATCGTGCCAGGCCTGTGGATGGGCGGGCACGAGGTCCGCGGCCGTTACGGGCAGGTGGAGCCCGTCGTCGTACGGGACCAGTTCGATGTGGTGCTGTCGCTGTTGCGGCTGCCGGGGTACGGCCCCGATCCGGGCATCGAGCACCACGTGTGGCCGATTCCCGACGGTCCGCTGGACGGCACGCAGCTCGCCGGGGTGATGCGGCTGGCCCTGACGGCGAACGAGGCACTGGACGTGGGGCTGCAGGTGCTCGTGCGCTGCTACCACGGGTACAACCGCTCTGGCCTGGTCGTCGGGCACGCCCTGGCCCAGCGCGGCCATTTTTCGCCCGACGAGGTGATCCAGCTGATCCGGGCCCGGCGCTCGGCCTGGGCGCTGCACAACGAGCTGTTCGTGGAGTACCTGCGTGCGGGGCTGCCGACCGTTCGGCTGCTCGAGGAACTGGCCGAGTAG
- a CDS encoding nuclease-related domain-containing protein: MNALRVVPAYRHGRERLYVCRPDGSNVAWYDREAARVNLLGEDSRDDVLQALKPFLTGPVTVGPPSVPTPAELARLTLHPDDDLAPNRPGEALLVALDRDPGPAHRLRPDPRRRALTAEQTVGEALDRLEGAGWHTLHSVPLPGGDRIHHLLLGPGGVFAVHALYARKTRILVADPMVTVGRREAEPLLRRLRADADRASYALTAEVRPVLALAGPAEVTATAPPRAVRILQDTELAGLARSGGVLKPADVEALHGMARDRNTWGRL, encoded by the coding sequence ATGAACGCACTGCGCGTGGTGCCGGCCTATCGGCACGGCCGGGAACGGCTGTACGTCTGCCGCCCGGACGGCAGCAACGTCGCCTGGTACGACCGGGAGGCGGCCCGGGTCAACCTGCTCGGCGAGGACAGCAGAGACGATGTACTCCAAGCCCTGAAACCCTTTCTGACCGGCCCCGTGACCGTCGGGCCGCCCTCGGTCCCGACCCCTGCGGAACTGGCCCGGCTGACCCTGCATCCGGACGACGACCTGGCGCCCAACCGCCCCGGCGAGGCCCTGCTCGTCGCCCTCGACCGCGACCCCGGACCCGCCCACCGGCTGCGCCCCGACCCGCGCCGCCGTGCCCTGACCGCCGAGCAGACCGTCGGCGAGGCCCTGGACCGCCTGGAGGGAGCCGGCTGGCACACCCTGCACTCCGTCCCGCTGCCCGGCGGCGACCGCATCCACCATCTGCTGCTCGGTCCCGGTGGTGTGTTCGCCGTGCACGCCCTGTACGCCCGCAAGACCCGGATCCTGGTCGCCGACCCGATGGTCACCGTCGGCCGCCGCGAGGCCGAGCCGCTGCTGCGCCGGCTGCGCGCCGACGCAGACCGCGCCTCCTACGCCCTGACCGCCGAGGTGCGCCCGGTACTGGCCCTGGCGGGTCCCGCCGAAGTGACGGCGACCGCCCCGCCGCGCGCGGTACGCATCCTGCAGGACACCGAGCTGGCGGGCCTGGCCCGCTCGGGCGGAGTGCTCAAGCCGGCGGACGTGGAGGCCCTGCACGGCATGGCCCGGGACCGGAACACGTGGGGGAGGCTGTAG
- the ligD gene encoding non-homologous end-joining DNA ligase gives MTPITEVEGRRVPLSNLDKVLYPQTGFTKAELVHYYATGADALLPHLRDRAVSFLRYPDGPEGELFFTKNVPPGTPEWVTTAEVPRSEGPARMVVVQDLPSLVWAANLVAEFHTHQWLVQDPDQADRLVFDLDPGAPAHLVHCCEVALWLRERLAADGIEAYPKTAGSKGLHLLAAVRGSSSERTSEYAKALAVEAERALPRLVVHRMTKSLRPGKVLVDWSQNAARKTTAAPYTLRARPAPLVSAPLTWAEVAACRSPAELEFQARDIAPRLQDLGDLMAPLLDPQAAARLP, from the coding sequence ATGACGCCTATCACCGAGGTGGAGGGGCGGCGGGTCCCGCTCAGCAACCTGGACAAGGTGCTGTATCCGCAGACCGGCTTCACCAAGGCGGAGCTGGTGCACTACTACGCGACCGGCGCCGACGCACTGCTGCCGCACCTGCGCGACCGGGCCGTGTCCTTCCTGCGCTATCCGGACGGCCCGGAGGGCGAGCTGTTCTTCACCAAGAACGTGCCGCCGGGTACGCCCGAATGGGTCACCACCGCCGAGGTGCCCCGGTCGGAGGGGCCGGCCCGGATGGTCGTCGTACAGGACCTGCCGAGCCTCGTCTGGGCGGCGAATCTCGTCGCCGAGTTCCATACGCACCAGTGGCTCGTACAGGACCCGGACCAGGCCGACCGGCTGGTATTCGACCTCGATCCGGGGGCGCCGGCGCATCTCGTCCACTGCTGCGAGGTGGCGCTGTGGCTGCGCGAACGGCTCGCGGCCGACGGGATCGAGGCGTACCCGAAGACGGCCGGGTCGAAGGGGCTGCACCTGCTGGCCGCTGTACGGGGCTCGTCGTCGGAGCGGACCAGCGAGTACGCCAAGGCGCTCGCCGTCGAGGCCGAGCGGGCGCTGCCCCGGCTGGTGGTGCACCGGATGACGAAGAGCCTGCGGCCGGGGAAGGTGCTCGTCGACTGGAGCCAGAACGCCGCACGCAAGACCACGGCCGCGCCCTACACCCTGCGCGCCCGCCCGGCCCCGCTGGTGTCCGCCCCGCTCACCTGGGCGGAGGTCGCGGCCTGCCGCAGCCCGGCCGAGCTGGAGTTCCAGGCGCGGGACATCGCCCCACGGCTGCAGGACCTCGGGGATCTGATGGCACCTTTGCTGGACCCGCAGGCAGCGGCGCGCCTCCCCTGA